The window GGCTGCTCCACCTAAAAATACAGCCCCTAGCCAATATACAAATATTGTACATTAGTTATGTATAATATATACATTTGTCGATTATTTTTTTGGGAGGCCGAATATTTAAGttaatttctattttatttttacataactaacaaatttaaaaaaaaaatgtcaTGATAGGCCATACTGAGTGGAACTTCAGCAGGAGGGTTGGCTGCAATATTGAATTGCGACAAGTTCAACAATCTCCTTCCTCTAAGTGTTAGAGTTAGATGCATTTCTGATTCTGGTTTTTTTGTTAATGTGTAAGTTTCTTTTTTCCCCTTTGATTCCTTAGAAATTTTGTTGCAGTGTTTTGAATTTTGATACTAATATTTGTATGAGTTTATGCAGAGAAACTATTTCGGGCTATCCACATATACAAGAGTTGTTTTACAGAGTTGTTAAATTACATGTAAGAATCATAATTTATTAGTTCCTTATTTGTTATCTATATTCCTTTCAATGTTTTTAATCTTGATTGTACCTGGTTTTAGGGGTCCGCCAAGAACTTGCCACAAGCTTGCGCTTTTGATTATGATAAAAGCTTGGTAAGAACaatctttttggaataaaattggAGTTTAACTTTTATGTACCAACACAAAGGTGGAGCCAGAATTTCAATTCTATATGTTCTGAATTTAGAACAATAATTTTAAGAGCTACTAACtgggttctaaatttaatatttatacatacTTAATGAATTTTTAACACAAATACACTTTTTGAGCAAAAGTTATCGGATTCGACCAAATCCGCATTTAATTTTTTACAAGCAGTGCAAAAATATCTTTTACTATATGTAATCATATGTAAAAGGTGAAATTAATAAACGAAAAAATAAAGCAGATTATCTATTACCagagttaaaatataatatttcacagttttgaaaattatttacgcTATCAATGTAGTTTATATAATTAAGTTAAAGTCATATAATTGGCACATTTACCACCGATTTTCTCACAAGAATATATTTGTGCAGTGCTTCTTTCCTCAGTATGTAGCACCATACATGCAAACGCCACTTTTCATCATTAACTCGGCCTACGATTCTTGGCAGGTTAGACTATAAATTCGAAAAATACCAACTTTTTTTCCACTTTTTGTTTTCATTTGTTTATTTCCCTTTAGATTTAGATTATAATTGGTACTGGTGCTTTTTATTTCTTGAAAATTAGGTGAACTACAGTTTTGTTCCCAAATACGTTGACCCTCTAGGTGTTTGGAATAACTGCAAGCATCATATAAGTCAATGCACGCCTAGTCAACTCCAAATACTCGATGGTAAGTATGTAATGTGTATCTCAACCACCGATATAATAAACCTTGCGAATCAGGTGTggttatgattatatatattaacTATATCTCTTGGCGTAACTGATTGTTTCTTACCTTCGAACCGAATAGGGCGTGTAATTTCTCTCACTAACTCAGATCTCATTATTTTTCAGATTATAGGCTGAAGTTTTTAAAGGCACTACAAGGATTAGGACCAAGTTCATCTCGAGGGTATTTTATAATCTCCTGTCATACCCACAATATCGTTGAAAGACAAAGCTATTGGATGTACAAAAATTCTCCAACATTAGATAATAAGgtaattttttcttttgtttttttgtttttctaaACGGATTTTTAGCATTCTCTGTGTTTCTCTATTACTGTTGGGACTTActaattttttcttatttattatcaGAAAATTGCTAAGGCTGTTGGAGATTGGTATTTTGAGAGGAGTGGATTTCAGAAGATAGCTTGCCCCTATCCTTGTGGGTGCTCGATCTTGTTCGACTAGTATAGTagatgttttttctttctttttatttggtTTAATGTAACTATGAGTCTATGACCTACTCCTGTAATTCAGTTTAAGAAATATATATTAGTCATAGGATTATGGATTATAAATAAAATCACTAGATTACTGTTTGCCCGAAAAGCGGATggaattgaatttatacgtggttctaaggatacgtggtataacttgacacaaatcatgAAGGGAAGTAGAAATATCGAGTATTGACTGTAAAGAATGAAAATAAAACAAAGTTGAAGGGAGGGATTTATGAATAAGCAAGATGAAATAATGTATGAAGTTCAAAAGGATAATCTTTCAATATGGGAATGTACATCAACAGTATTTGAGTTACAATGTATCAATGACTTTATAATTGGATCCCCTTCCAGAAATAATAGTCATCTTTCTTATAGTGGagagatcctactttagatataattaaaaatatatagtggggaacGCATGATAAATAAGCTTTTCTCTAATTCCCACCGAGATTctttcccttagtgcggttgtaacgactcttgtctatgaaCTCgctattgactcgagctcgattttgactcgggTCCCGGTATTGATTTGGGCTCAGTATTGGTTGGCCTTTGGCTCTTAAGCTTGATAACGTCGTTTcccatcatagttcgatttggattcaaCTCGATAATGACTTCTAGCTCGGTATTGATCAGTCCCTGAAACTCGAACCTCGGTCACTTGGCTTCGGATCTCATCCCGATATTATGAAAACGCTCTTCGGTTcattatgttcccatctcgaCTAGTCGTACGAATATcgaaatcggttttgaccgtatacaattgTAGCATTGATCTATAATAAAGAAATCCCCAACATGGTATACCATTTGTTGGCTTGAAATGGTTTCTTGAAGCGCTCCTTTTAGTGGCGGCTAAAATTGGTTATTCCAAGAAGATTGGTTGATGCGATCACATGAACGGTTATACTTTAAAggattcatttattatttctataAAATTAATAACAAAATCGGAATAAAATTATCTCTAAAATGTTTcttaatcttcttcttcttaatcCCTACATATCAGAATCATAGTCCGCCAATTAAGATCATTAACGGATTGCAAGATGTGCATTTTACATTTATTATAATATGAAACTCATAAAATATATACTGTTCACTAACCATTTTACATTAATCCCTACATATTAGGATATAAGCATAAACATTTTTAGTAACCACGTTATAGACTTGTCCTATGTATAATACAGAAATCTGATCAAAGTTATACTCCTACCTCATAAGGCAACCATTGGTAGGTAAAAACTTAAAAGCAAGCTATAAATATCCTCATCTGgtatacatttttttttttttttggttgaaaacgAGCTAGAAATTGTCCGTAttcactttttctttctttttcttctttacaGCTAGCTTACAGAAGGAGAGATAAAAATATCCTAAACTTATTTTATCTGCTTCTTCAAGTTCAAGTTTGAGTAAG is drawn from Nicotiana tomentosiformis chromosome 12, ASM39032v3, whole genome shotgun sequence and contains these coding sequences:
- the LOC104117187 gene encoding pectin acetylesterase 8-like isoform X2, giving the protein MGSIIYAVFVSLLCVSTTTQAQYVNTTILESAVAEGADGSAPAFNFYQGTGARVRRWLLHLEGGGWCDTTSNCLTRAGQVYGSSKQIPPQAYFTGILSNDPELNPDFYDWNKVKIRYCDGASYTGDVEEVDPSTNLHYRGARIFKAIVQHLLAKGMYKAENAILSGTSAGGLAAILNCDKFNNLLPLSVRVRCISDSGFFVNVETISGYPHIQELFYRVVKLHGSAKNLPQACAFDYDKSLCFFPQYVAPYMQTPLFIINSAYDSWQVNYSFVPKYVDPLGVWNNCKHHISQCTPSQLQILDDYRLKFLKALQGLGPSSSRGYFIISCHTHNIVERQSYWMYKNSPTLDNKKIAKAVGDWYFERSGFQKIACPYPCGCSILFD
- the LOC104117187 gene encoding pectin acetylesterase 8-like isoform X1, with amino-acid sequence MGSIIYAVFVSLLCVSTTTQAQYVNTTILESAVAEGAVCLDGSAPAFNFYQGTGARVRRWLLHLEGGGWCDTTSNCLTRAGQVYGSSKQIPPQAYFTGILSNDPELNPDFYDWNKVKIRYCDGASYTGDVEEVDPSTNLHYRGARIFKAIVQHLLAKGMYKAENAILSGTSAGGLAAILNCDKFNNLLPLSVRVRCISDSGFFVNVETISGYPHIQELFYRVVKLHGSAKNLPQACAFDYDKSLCFFPQYVAPYMQTPLFIINSAYDSWQVNYSFVPKYVDPLGVWNNCKHHISQCTPSQLQILDDYRLKFLKALQGLGPSSSRGYFIISCHTHNIVERQSYWMYKNSPTLDNKKIAKAVGDWYFERSGFQKIACPYPCGCSILFD
- the LOC104117187 gene encoding pectin acetylesterase 8-like isoform X3, with product MGSIIYAVFVCLDGSAPAFNFYQGTGARVRRWLLHLEGGGWCDTTSNCLTRAGQVYGSSKQIPPQAYFTGILSNDPELNPDFYDWNKVKIRYCDGASYTGDVEEVDPSTNLHYRGARIFKAIVQHLLAKGMYKAENAILSGTSAGGLAAILNCDKFNNLLPLSVRVRCISDSGFFVNVETISGYPHIQELFYRVVKLHGSAKNLPQACAFDYDKSLCFFPQYVAPYMQTPLFIINSAYDSWQVNYSFVPKYVDPLGVWNNCKHHISQCTPSQLQILDDYRLKFLKALQGLGPSSSRGYFIISCHTHNIVERQSYWMYKNSPTLDNKKIAKAVGDWYFERSGFQKIACPYPCGCSILFD